The nucleotide sequence AAAATTACTTCCGCACATTTTAAATCTGATTATAATTACAATTAGAGATACTTTTAGAGCTCAAAAATTTATCTTTGTCTGCAGACTTTTTTTTATTAAACAATCAAACTCATAAAAAAATGTAGCGTATCCTCTTCAGCGTATGTGGGTGCATACACACATACTTAATTTCTGTCGTATGTGCACTGCATTTTTTTCTAATCTTTTTTTTCACAGGGGGATTTTATGTTCAGAATTCCAGATACTTGACCTTTACTTTAGCTAATAAAAACCAACTGGTACCTGCGGTTTTTACAGTCTCAAAATTTTTATCAAACTTCAACTATCATTCAAAGAAACTTGTAGTTATTCTTAGTGTTATTATTATAGTAGCAGTGCTTATGATGATAAGGATATGGAATCCTTTATAACCTTGGTTCTTTTAAACTTTGTAGTTGATTTTAAGTAAAGATACTCGTAATTGTGTCAGCTAATTATGAAAAAGACTTCAAGTGAGAGTATATAAGTAAGGCACTGACTACTAACAAAGATATACAAAAGTTGTCTTTGTTTACTTTGCCAAATTCCAATAAGTCGTTGTTCCTGTCTTTTAGGCCTACTATTCCATCAATTGCGGTCCTATTGCTTTTATTATCATTTTTTAGAGAGCTAACTAGAACATCTACCATAAAAGAAAAATTACTTTTATATTCATCAAGCTCTATACTTAATTTACTACCCAAAACAAATTCTATTATCTTATTAAAGACGTTCTTGAAGCCCATAACACACCTGTCAAAATAATTGTTCTAAAATTTTAATAGCATTATTCTCCTGTTAGCCAGAACTTTTTTAGCTCTTCCAATGTTCCATTAAATTTATCTCTGTCACATGGTCCAATCCCTTTCACTGAATGTGGCTCAGGTCCCGTCTGACCGTCAGTGTACTGCCATAAAATCCAGTCATTCCATCCTTTCGGTAACATTGGACTTTCTCCCCATCTTGCTATCCAGAGGGGACATTTCATTAAAGTTGGCGTTGCAAAATCTTTTAGAAAGTAAGCACTTCCATAAATCAATGGTAAGCGTCCTGTTGCTTCATGAACTTGATTAACAAAATCTTCTGCCTGTTCTGGCGTTATATTGTTTCCCCCATTTTCTTCAATATCTAGAGCAAGCAGCACTTGAGAAGCATCTCCAATTTTTTCCAAAAAATGCTCTGCTTGATCTTTTCCTTTCTCTCCTACTCCAAAATGATATGCTCCCCAAAGCAATCCTTCTTCTTCAGCTGCTTTTCTCCTTTCTTCATATGTTGGATCCACATATTTCAGCCCTTGTGTAGCTTTGTGCATAACTCCTAATATTCCATCTTCTTTCGCTAACTTAAAATCTATATCCTGCTTCCAGTGCGATAAATCTATAACTACATTTTCTACCATTTATTGCTCCTACCTTAACCCTTATTAATTACTTTACGTCTACAATAACATGAATATAATTCAGTGTGCCGTTACCAAGATTCGAACTTGGGACCTCGTCATTACCAATGACGTACTCTACCACCTGAGCTACAACGGCAAGTTCACGTATTATGATAATGAATAACATGAAAAAAAATAAGGAAAAAGAAGAAGAGAGAAAAAGATTGGCAAAAGCTTTAAAGCAAAATATTCTAAAAAGAAAAAAACAGCAACAGAGTAGACAAGATGCCAGAACTCCCAGAAGTGGAAGTAATCTCTAACTTCTTATTTGATAAAATCAAAAATAAGAAAATAAGCAATGTGACAGTCAATAATTGGAATTTACGTGTACCAATAACGAAGAATATTGATGATTTGCTAAAGGGCAAAGTTATAAATGATATCAAGCGTAGAGGTAAATATATAATCTCGAATATAGATGCTAGTATGGCTGTAATCATACACCTTGGCATGAGCGGAAAGCTTATATATGCTGAAGACAATCAAGCACAGAACAAACATGATCATGTGATATTCTTATTTTCTGACAACACTTCACTAATCTTTAATGACCCAAGAAGGTTTGGATTAGTGATTGTTTTAAACAGAGAGCAAGAACTAAATTTTTTTAATAACCTAGGAATAGAACCCCTCACAGATGAATTTGACGGACATTATTTACAGAAGTTGCTAAAGAACAGAAAAGCAAATATCAAATCAGTATTAATGAATAATAAGCTAATAGTTGGCGTAGGTAACATATATGCTTCTGAGAGCTTATTTAGAGCTCGCATATCACCACTTAGGCTAGCACAAGATTTAACATATATAGAGTGCGAAAAACTTGCTATCGAAATAAAAAATACTCTGAGTGATGCAATTGCTGCTGGTGGTTCAACACTGAAAGATTATGCACAGCCATCTGGATCTGCTGGATACTTTCAAAATAACTTTTACGTATATGGTAAAGTGCAAAAACCTTGCAGAATCTGCAACAATATCATAACACTTATACGACAAAATGGTCGTAGCACTTATTTTTGCAATGCATGTCAGAATTAAATTTTATTTTTGCATATGACACTCTTACCTGAAAAAGATCCTTTTGATTTGTTTTCAAAGTGGTATCAAGAAGTACTTAATTCTCCGTGTAAGGAGCCAACTGCAATGACGCTAGCAACGTGTAGCAAAGACTGCATTCCATCTGCAAGAGTGGTATTACTAAAGGAATATAGTAAAGAAGGTTTTGTGTTCTTTACTAACGTAAACAGTAGAAAAGGAAAAGAATTGACTAAGAACCCCAAAGCTGCACTCGTATTGCATTGGACAGAATTTTCTAGACAAGTACGAATTGAAGGAGAAGTTAGGCTTCTAAGCGGCAAAAAGGCTGACGAATATTTCTCCTCTCGAGCACGTGATAGTCAAATTAGCGCGTGGTGCTCAAAACAATCAAGAGTTCTGAAAAATTGGCAAGATTTTGAGCAGGCTATAGAATTAAAAGAGAAAGAATTTCACAATACACAAGTTTCTCGTCCTGATTTTTGGGTGGGGTTTTGTGTAATCCCAAAAGTAATTGAATTTTGGCAAGAAGGTAAGCATAGGAGACATACTAGATTTAGATACACTCTTGTTGAGAAAAGCAATTGGAAAGTGGAACAATTATATCCCTAACGTTAGAGAAAGCTACTCTGCAGATCAAAAATAAGGATTTATTGTCATGATAAGGAGCTGATCAAGTAACTTTTTATGGCTTAAAAACTTGTTGTATGTAACGTATTGTAATACTTACGCAAAATATTTTAGTGCATTCTCAAATATGAGCATTCCATCACCATATTTTGGCATAGTCACTCCTGAACGTTTACATTTTTCTTTTTCAAGAGGCCAGTTGTCCTGCTGAGTAAAAAATATTCCTCTCTCTGGGTGAGGCATTAAAGCTAAAACTCTACCACTTTTATCTGACAAAGCTGCCAGATCGTATATAGATCCGTTTGGATTGTAAGGAAATTGTAAATTTGCATAGTCACCATTTTCATCAACGTAACGCAGTGCAACGGAATTATTTTCAATCAATTGATTTAAAATATCTTGATCCATAAAAAACCTGCCTTCTCCATGAGCAACAGGAAGATATAGCTTACTCAGGCCCCGTAGCCAAACAGAACTACTCTGCAGATTAACTCTCACTCTAACCCAACAGCATCGATAATTGCCTATATCATTAGAGGTTAAAGCTAGATTAGAGAATTCTGGAACTAACTTTACTAATATCTGGCAACCGTTACATATCCCTATAATAAGCTTATCCTGAGATAAGAAATTTTGAAATTCGTCTAACAAGTTGTTTTTTATACGCAAAGCAAATGCATTACCAGCACCAGTATCATCACCATAGGAAAAACCTCCTGGAATTGCAAGTATATTGCTTAATTTCAGTTCACTTGGATTATCTATAATATCATTAATGTGAACGATTTTTACTTCAATATTATTAATACCAAGCTTTCTGCTGCATTCCATAAATGCAAATGCAGTTTCTTTTTCGCAATTTAAGCCATAACCAGATAGGATTGTAATTTTCATGAATCAAAAAACTCGAACTTTCTTTTTACAAAATTTGCTATTAAATTCAAAGCAAATAGCATTAACAATAAAGCTATAATTGCAATGGCAGCAAGCTCAATAAATGCAATTTCAGGACTACTTGACCATATGTATATTTGTACAGGTAAAACAGTTGCCGGATCGAAGAAGGATGTAGGTGTATCAGCAATAAATGCTACCATGCCTATCATAAGTAAAGGGGAAGATTCGCCTAAAATCCTTGCAATTGCAAGCACTGCACCATGTATTATCCGTGGCAACGCAATTGGTAAAGAGTGATCCAATATCACCTTGATGTGAGGTGCACCTAGCGCAAACGCTGCATCTTTTATTGCAATAGGAACGTTTGTAAAGGCATTTTTTGTTGCAATAATAATATTAGGCAGCATCATAAATGAAAGAGTCATCCCGCCAACAAATGGTGAAGAACGGGGTAACCCAAATATGCCTAAGTAGAGAGTCAGTCCTACCACACCAAATATTATCGAAGGCACTGCAGCAAGGTTATTCATGCTAATTTCTACAATACTGGTTATTAGACTATTTCTAGGCATAAATTCATAAAGA is from Wolbachia endosymbiont (group B) of Hofmannophila pseudospretella and encodes:
- a CDS encoding glycoside hydrolase family 25 protein, producing MVENVVIDLSHWKQDIDFKLAKEDGILGVMHKATQGLKYVDPTYEERRKAAEEEGLLWGAYHFGVGEKGKDQAEHFLEKIGDASQVLLALDIEENGGNNITPEQAEDFVNQVHEATGRLPLIYGSAYFLKDFATPTLMKCPLWIARWGESPMLPKGWNDWILWQYTDGQTGPEPHSVKGIGPCDRDKFNGTLEELKKFWLTGE
- the mutM gene encoding bifunctional DNA-formamidopyrimidine glycosylase/DNA-(apurinic or apyrimidinic site) lyase, with the protein product MPELPEVEVISNFLFDKIKNKKISNVTVNNWNLRVPITKNIDDLLKGKVINDIKRRGKYIISNIDASMAVIIHLGMSGKLIYAEDNQAQNKHDHVIFLFSDNTSLIFNDPRRFGLVIVLNREQELNFFNNLGIEPLTDEFDGHYLQKLLKNRKANIKSVLMNNKLIVGVGNIYASESLFRARISPLRLAQDLTYIECEKLAIEIKNTLSDAIAAGGSTLKDYAQPSGSAGYFQNNFYVYGKVQKPCRICNNIITLIRQNGRSTYFCNACQN
- the pdxH gene encoding pyridoxamine 5'-phosphate oxidase; amino-acid sequence: MTLLPEKDPFDLFSKWYQEVLNSPCKEPTAMTLATCSKDCIPSARVVLLKEYSKEGFVFFTNVNSRKGKELTKNPKAALVLHWTEFSRQVRIEGEVRLLSGKKADEYFSSRARDSQISAWCSKQSRVLKNWQDFEQAIELKEKEFHNTQVSRPDFWVGFCVIPKVIEFWQEGKHRRHTRFRYTLVEKSNWKVEQLYP
- a CDS encoding phosphoribosylformylglycinamidine synthase subunit PurQ, producing MKITILSGYGLNCEKETAFAFMECSRKLGINNIEVKIVHINDIIDNPSELKLSNILAIPGGFSYGDDTGAGNAFALRIKNNLLDEFQNFLSQDKLIIGICNGCQILVKLVPEFSNLALTSNDIGNYRCCWVRVRVNLQSSSVWLRGLSKLYLPVAHGEGRFFMDQDILNQLIENNSVALRYVDENGDYANLQFPYNPNGSIYDLAALSDKSGRVLALMPHPERGIFFTQQDNWPLEKEKCKRSGVTMPKYGDGMLIFENALKYFA